A section of the Petrimonas sulfuriphila genome encodes:
- a CDS encoding galactitol-1-phosphate 5-dehydrogenase — MKALVLDKYMELNYRDFPDPHMEADEVLIRVQACGICGSDIHGMDGSTGRRIPPLVMGHEAAGIITEVGTAVTGWKAGDRVTFDSTIYPLDDWFTRQGHYNLSNNRKVLGVSPGNYTKHGAFAELVSVPAHILYKIPDNVSFEQAAMVEPVAVALHAVNVSGIQLGQNAVVIGTGTIGLFVVKLLQTAGVYPIIAIDMDEKKLELSKAFGATHTFLSSDKTVSEKIQQLTKGRNADVAFEAVGVSETVNLCINSLCKGGKAILIGNLMPEVTVPLQKIVTTELSLLGSCAINGEYETVLELMASGKIDVGGMISAVAPLSEGAEWFNRLYRKEAGINKVILIP; from the coding sequence ATGAAAGCATTGGTTTTAGACAAATACATGGAGTTGAATTATCGTGATTTCCCTGATCCTCATATGGAAGCCGACGAAGTATTGATAAGGGTTCAAGCCTGCGGAATCTGCGGAAGCGACATCCACGGTATGGACGGGAGCACCGGAAGAAGAATCCCCCCGTTGGTCATGGGGCACGAAGCCGCAGGCATAATTACGGAAGTTGGCACTGCGGTCACAGGATGGAAAGCGGGTGACAGGGTTACTTTCGACTCCACGATATATCCGCTCGATGACTGGTTCACACGTCAGGGGCATTACAACCTCAGCAACAATAGAAAAGTCCTGGGTGTTTCCCCGGGGAATTATACAAAACACGGTGCTTTTGCCGAACTCGTTTCTGTTCCGGCACATATACTTTACAAGATTCCCGACAACGTCTCCTTTGAGCAGGCCGCGATGGTAGAGCCCGTTGCTGTAGCCCTGCATGCAGTAAATGTATCCGGTATTCAACTGGGACAAAATGCCGTGGTTATCGGCACGGGAACCATTGGCCTGTTTGTTGTAAAACTGCTGCAGACGGCAGGTGTATATCCCATCATTGCTATCGACATGGATGAAAAAAAATTAGAACTATCCAAGGCCTTCGGCGCGACTCATACTTTCCTCTCTTCCGATAAAACCGTTTCAGAGAAAATACAACAACTAACCAAAGGCCGGAACGCAGATGTGGCTTTTGAAGCAGTAGGAGTTTCGGAAACTGTAAACCTGTGTATAAACAGTTTATGCAAAGGAGGCAAAGCAATTCTGATAGGGAACCTGATGCCCGAGGTGACTGTCCCCCTGCAAAAAATTGTAACCACAGAACTTTCACTTCTGGGAAGTTGCGCTATCAATGGCGAATACGAAACGGTGTTAGAACTGATGGCTTCCGGCAAAATCGACGTTGGCGGCATGATATCGGCCGTGGCACCTCTTTCTGAGGGTGCTGAATGGTTTAACCGGCTTTACAGAAAGGAAGCCGGAATAAATAAAGTGATCCTGATTCCCTAA
- a CDS encoding glycoside hydrolase family 127 protein — translation MKHLITIFFLTFLTMGSHSQGNKPELSPNYPGNRAPLASKTYIELPVGTIRPQGWLKEQLNRMRTGMTGHLDSIYPQVAGQRNGWLGGDGDVWERGPYWIDGLLPLAYIMNDAELKKKVQPWIEWTLASQKPNGYFGPDTDREPEEGLQRNNAHDWWPKMVMLKVMQQYYSATGDKRIIPFMTNYFKYQLKELPNTPLGNWTFWGEQRGGDNLMMAYWLYNITGDPFLLELGELIHEQTFNWTDVFLRQDHLSRQHSLHCVNLGQGFKEPAIYFQQNQNPELLEAVKKAVRDMRNTIGLPIGLWAGDELLRFGNPVQGSELCTAVEMMYSLESILQVTGDVQWADHLEKIAYNALPTQTTDDFDARQYYQQVNQVKVSRDMRNFVTPHHDTDNLFGELTGYPCCTSNMHQGWPKFTQNLWYATNDNGIAALVYAPSEVSARVGNGQLITVKESTQYPFEETIAFTFDFPDREEEEIEFPFHLRIPRWCKNPVITINGEGVTAETRQGEIARIDRAWKSNDKVVLRLPMEVSISRWYDGGAAVERGPLLYALKMNENWQKKTTEPHETKRYGKWYYQVTSDSPWNYALPIRNLSKENVGKAFVVETKNRASDYPWTLQDAPVTIRTTGLRLPGWKEYNGSAGPVPYFTQQGEDVGGEENIELIPYGCSTLRIAVFPVRNK, via the coding sequence ATGAAACATTTAATTACCATCTTTTTTTTGACCTTCCTGACCATGGGATCTCATTCACAAGGAAATAAACCCGAACTATCACCTAACTATCCCGGCAACCGCGCTCCGTTGGCCAGTAAAACCTATATCGAACTGCCCGTTGGAACTATCCGCCCTCAAGGGTGGCTCAAAGAACAATTGAACCGGATGCGGACAGGAATGACAGGACATTTAGACTCTATCTACCCGCAGGTCGCCGGACAGAGAAACGGATGGCTGGGCGGTGACGGAGACGTGTGGGAACGAGGGCCGTACTGGATTGACGGACTCTTGCCGCTCGCCTATATCATGAACGATGCGGAATTAAAAAAGAAAGTGCAGCCCTGGATTGAGTGGACGTTGGCATCGCAAAAGCCAAACGGATACTTTGGCCCGGATACCGACCGGGAACCCGAAGAAGGCCTGCAACGAAACAACGCTCACGACTGGTGGCCCAAAATGGTGATGCTGAAAGTAATGCAGCAATACTACTCCGCAACCGGGGATAAACGGATAATTCCCTTTATGACAAATTATTTCAAATATCAGTTGAAGGAGTTGCCGAACACGCCGTTGGGTAACTGGACATTCTGGGGAGAACAGCGCGGAGGAGATAACCTGATGATGGCCTATTGGTTGTACAACATTACGGGAGATCCTTTTTTGCTCGAGTTGGGTGAGCTGATTCACGAACAGACATTCAACTGGACGGATGTATTCCTCCGTCAGGATCATCTATCGCGACAGCACAGCTTACATTGTGTAAATCTCGGACAGGGATTTAAAGAACCGGCTATCTATTTCCAGCAGAATCAAAATCCTGAACTGCTCGAAGCGGTAAAAAAAGCTGTCCGGGATATGCGCAACACCATCGGATTGCCCATCGGATTATGGGCAGGCGACGAATTGCTCCGTTTTGGAAATCCCGTTCAAGGTTCTGAGCTTTGCACCGCAGTGGAGATGATGTATTCGCTGGAGAGTATCCTACAGGTTACCGGGGATGTGCAATGGGCGGACCACCTCGAAAAAATTGCCTATAATGCCTTACCCACTCAAACCACCGACGATTTTGACGCTCGACAGTATTACCAGCAGGTCAACCAGGTTAAAGTCAGCCGGGACATGCGGAACTTCGTGACTCCCCACCACGATACCGACAACCTTTTCGGTGAACTCACCGGATACCCCTGCTGTACCTCCAACATGCATCAGGGGTGGCCCAAGTTTACGCAGAATCTCTGGTATGCAACCAACGACAACGGCATTGCCGCACTGGTTTACGCCCCATCGGAGGTCTCGGCAAGGGTGGGAAATGGACAACTCATCACCGTTAAAGAGTCCACACAGTATCCTTTTGAGGAAACCATCGCCTTTACCTTCGATTTTCCGGACAGAGAAGAAGAAGAAATAGAATTTCCGTTCCACCTGCGTATTCCCCGATGGTGTAAAAACCCCGTAATAACGATAAACGGGGAAGGGGTTACGGCAGAAACAAGGCAAGGAGAAATCGCAAGGATCGATCGTGCCTGGAAAAGCAATGACAAGGTCGTTCTACGCCTGCCCATGGAAGTGTCGATAAGCCGATGGTACGATGGCGGAGCGGCCGTTGAACGCGGCCCACTTCTGTATGCGCTGAAGATGAATGAAAACTGGCAAAAGAAAACAACTGAGCCCCACGAAACCAAACGTTACGGAAAATGGTATTACCAGGTTACCAGCGACTCTCCCTGGAACTATGCCTTACCTATCCGTAACTTAAGCAAGGAAAATGTTGGGAAAGCTTTTGTTGTTGAAACAAAAAACAGGGCTTCTGATTATCCCTGGACCCTGCAAGATGCACCCGTTACGATAAGGACAACTGGATTACGACTGCCCGGATGGAAAGAATACAACGGGTCGGCCGGCCCGGTCCCTTATTTCACTCAACAGGGAGAGGATGTTGGCGGGGAAGAAAACATTGAGCTTATCCCCTACGGATGCAGCACTCTACGAATTGCTGTTTTCCCCGTGAGGAACAAATAA